Proteins encoded by one window of Panicum virgatum strain AP13 chromosome 7N, P.virgatum_v5, whole genome shotgun sequence:
- the LOC120681467 gene encoding sphingoid long-chain bases kinase 1-like codes for MDGTELENPTSRSSSQKSSRRSSSRRSQKSAGQHSSPSTQEKRSKTRSSRQKHLAIDDKDAKKGKNHDHKIDVADERSNFLGYEVYAGKLIFDKKNKSTSENNQLSENGKADAVDARLTSKALIWGSSVLLLEDVVSVSYNSGAKHFTVHAYPTKKSLFGKTRRVPKDFCFIASTLDEAILWVTCFAEQSIYVNLLPRPGASSINQDSDNPLSESLFDQPPIKCKPPQRVLVILNPRSGHGRSSKVFHENAEPIFKLAGFQMEVVKTTHAGHAKSLISTFDFSTCPNGVVCVGGDGIVNEVLNGLLLRSDRTEAVSIPVGIIPAGSDNSLVWTVLGVRDPISASLLIVKGGCTPLDILAVEWIQSGQIHFGSTVSYYGFVSDVLELSEKYQKKFGPLRYFVAGVLKFLCLPSYFYELEYLPLPKDMAANGKGTDQDKTNLSNVYGDVMHSRSKQEGIPRASSLSSIDSIMTPSRMSLGDVDTSGSTVASTELSDYVRGLDPKAKRLSLGRSNIVSEPEEVLRPQPHHGSFWPRTRSKARTERNSVGVTSTNDTRLSWAAPSMHDKEDISSTISDPGPIWDSEPKWDTGPKWDSELTWEPDHPIELPGPPEDREFGAPMELVPNLDEKWVVRKGHFLGVLVCNHSCKTVQSLSSQVVAPKATHDDNSLDLLLVGGKGRWKLLRFFILLQFGRHLSLPYVEYVKVKSVKLKPGPNTHNGCGIDGELCRVKGQVLCSLLPEQCRLIGRQCRQSI; via the exons ATGGATGGAACTGAGCTTGAAAATCCTACTTCAAGAAGCTCATCCCAGAAATCTAGCCGCCGTTCTAGTAGCAGGCGTTCTCAAAAGTCAGCGGGGCAACATTCTTCGCCCAGTACTCAGGAGAAAAGAAGTAAAACAAGATCTTCAAGGCAGAAGCACTTGGCTATTGATGACAAAGATGCTAAAAAGGGAAAAAACCATGACCACAAAATTGATGTGGCAGATGAAAGGTCCAATTTTCTAGGTTACGAAGTGTATGCTGGAAAGTTAATTTTtgataagaaaaataaaagcaCAAGCGAAAATAATCAGTTATCAGAAAATGGGAAAGCTGATGCGGTTGATGCTAGACTCACAAGTAAAGCTCTGATCTGGGGCTCCTCTGTACTCCTCCTGGAGGATGTTGTCTCT GTATCATATAATTCTGGAGCCAAACATTTTACAGTGCATGCATACCCAACTAAAAAGTCTTTATTTGGAAAGACACGCAGAGTTCCGAAAGACTTCTGCTTTATAGCCTCTACCTTAGACGAGGCCATTTTGTGGGTGACATGCTTTGCTGAACAAAGCATATATGTTAATTTACTACCACGCCCTGGAGCGTCTAGTATCAATCAAGACTCAGACAACCCCCTCAGTGAGTCTTTATTTGACCAGCCACCGATTAAATGCAAACCTCCACAAAGAGTACTTGTTATATTGAACCCTCGATCTGGACATGGTAGATCAAGTAAAGTTTTCCATgagaatgcagaacctatattTAAG CTTGCAGGCTTTCAGATGGAAGTAGTTAAAACTACTCATGCTGGGCATGCAAAATCTCTTATATCTACTTTTGATTTCAGCACATGTCCTAATG GAGTTGTGTGTGTGGGTGGCGATGGAATTGTAAATGAG GTGCTCAATGGTCTTCTGCTCAGAAGTGATAGAACAGAAGCTGTATCGATTCCAGTTGGAATAATTCCTGCAGGCTCTGACAACTCACTCGTCTGGACTGTTTTGGGGGTTAGAGATCCTATTTCCGCATCATTATTAATTGTTAAG GGTGGGTGTACGCCTCTCGACATCTTGGCTGTCGAGTGGATTCAATCTGGGCAAATACACTTTGGCTCAACTGTTTCATACTATGGTTTTGTTAGTGATG TCCTTGAACTTTCTGAGAAATATCAAAAGAAATTTGGCCCTCTTCGATATTTTGTGGCTGGAGTcctgaaatttttatgtttgCCTAGCTACTTCTATGAGTTAGAATATCTTCCTTTGCCAAAGGACATGGCTGCAAATGGAAAAGGCACAGATCAAGACAAAACAAACTTGTCCAATGTCTACGGTGATGTAATGCACAGCAGATCAAAGCAAGAAGGAATTCCGCGGGCCTCCAGTTTGTCCAGTATTGATTCTATTATGACTCCAAGTCGGATGTCACTTGGGGATGTTGATACATCAGGTAGTACAGTGGCAAGCACTGAACTGTCAGACTATGTACGTGGTCTTGATCCGAAAGCAAAACGCTTGTCTCTGGGCAGAAGTAATATTGTTTCAGAACCTGAAGAAGTGCTACGTCCCCAACCACATCATGGATCATTCTGGCCAAGAACCAGGTCCAAAGCAAGGACTGAGAGAAATTCAGTTGGTGTGACGTCTACTAATGACACACGGTTGTCTTGGGCAGCCCCATCAATGCACGACAAGGAAGACATTTCCTCAACAATATCAGATCCAGGACCTATTTGGGACTCTGAACCAAAGTGGGACACAGGGCCAAAATGGGACAGTGAGCTAACTTGGGAGCCTGACCACCCCATTGAACTTCCTGGACCACCAGAGGACAGGGAATTCGGAGCACCAATGGAACTTGTACCAAATTTGGATGAGAAATGGGTAGTTAGGAAAGGACATTTTCTTGGTGTCCTTGTATGTAATCACTCGTGCAAGACAGTGCAAAGTTTGAGTTCACAGGTTGTTGCACCGAAAGCGACCCATGATGATAACAGTTTGGACTTACTTTTAGTTGGTGGAAAGGGAAGGTGGAAGTTGCTGAGATTTTTCATACTTCTCCAGTTCGGTCGCCATCTTTCTTTGCCCTATGTGGAATATGTAAAG GTGAAGTCAGTTAAGCTTAAACCTGGTCCAAACACACACAATGGCTGCGGTATAGATGGCGAGCTTTGTCGTGTCAAGGGACAGGTACTCTGCTCCCTGCTTCCCGAGCAATGCAGGCTTATTGGCCGTCAATGTAGACAATCTATTTAA